From a single Pirellulaceae bacterium genomic region:
- a CDS encoding acyl-CoA thioesterase, protein MQHSIDIRVQYHETDGQGRVHHAQYLNYLERGRVEFLRSVGYSYRDFEASGLMLVVSELNIRYHGAACFDDLLRLTIRLVRSRGVRIDHAYELKRVEPAEAVEPMIIAATTTVACVDRQGKVARLPHFLRAFSK, encoded by the coding sequence ATGCAACATTCGATTGACATTCGCGTCCAGTACCACGAAACCGATGGCCAAGGTCGAGTGCATCACGCTCAGTATTTGAACTATTTGGAGCGCGGGCGCGTTGAGTTTTTGCGCAGCGTGGGCTACAGCTATCGCGACTTTGAGGCAAGTGGATTGATGTTGGTAGTCAGCGAACTGAACATTCGCTACCACGGAGCTGCGTGCTTTGACGACCTGCTAAGATTAACCATTCGACTCGTGCGTTCGCGAGGTGTCAGAATCGATCATGCATATGAGTTAAAGCGAGTGGAACCGGCAGAAGCAGTGGAGCCGATGATTATTGCGGCAACAACGACTGTAGCCTGCGTTGATCGACAGGGCAAAGTAGCTCGACTACCCCATTTTTTACGAGCGTTTTCCAAATAA